TCCTTCACGATCCCATCTCCTCAATGTGGTTGCATCCATTTGCAGTATATCGCATGCTTCCCTTACTGTGTATATTTTACCCATATATATTGCATAACAATATATAACTATATATAAATATTCCCATTAACAGTTAAAACCCAATTTGAGATGAGAACGTTATTGTACTGCCTTGGAATGAATAAGATATGTCAATTAGGATACTGATACCTGTGCTTGAAAGGAACGGAATGGAATCGCGCGTTTCTCCACATTTTGGGCGTGCTCCGTATCTCGCTGTTCTAGATGCAGATGACGATGGAAGAAATGTCAAAATAACCTTCGTAAATGGTGAGGGCCCGCACGATGAGGGGCATGGCGAAGATGAAGAGAAACGCGCGCGCGGAGTTCATGGATCAATAATTGATCTGCATCCTGATGTGATAATAGCATCCATGATGGGGCCAAGAGCGGTCATGGACTTCAGGGCAAACAATATAAAGCTTGTTTCTGCTGATGGCAAAACTGTATCAGACCTTGTATCAGCCTATCTTTCAGGCAAATACAAAGACCTAATGGCCCACCATGAATGAACAGATCAAAAACATGCGGAAAAGAAGTTTTACCTTTCTACGAAATAAATTATCGACAGGCACATTCGAAAATGGATAAACAACGGAGTTTCATAAAAAATTAAGGAATTTTTATGATCTTAAGACATAAAAAATGGATCATCGCATTATGCTGAGATTGCCTCAAGCGTCCTGCTTGAAGTTTTCGGCCCGAGCATTGCAAGTATTCCAGCTATGAGACCCGTTATAGCTATGAACCTGAAGCCGAACGCAAAGGAGAATGAAGCAACAAGTACTGGAAGGAATAGTGCACCGAATGCCCCTCCGACATGTCCTATGCCATCAGTCAGCGCGAAACCAGAAGATCTGGCCCTGGTCGGATAATTTTCAGCCGTATATGTGTATGCGACCTGAAGATACATACCTAACGCCATAGACGCGAGGAAGGAACCAGCGAATATGAATGCACTCACTTTAAAGGAGAAAAGCATCAGGCCGATGAACCAAACTACCGTATCCGCAAAGATGACGTACTTGCGTTCGAATCTGTCGGCAGAAAATATCATTATCACTGCACCGACCGGATAGCCAATGGCACCAACCGCAAGATAGAGAATAGAGGAAGAGATGGAAAACCCTGCAGAAGAGAGGATAGCTGCAGAATCACCCAGGAAGGCATAGTTTCCGATGTACCAAAAGAACCACATCACAACGAGTAGTCCTAGCCTTATGGAATAAGGCCTCCTGAAGAGATACAATGTCGGGAATTTTTGCTCCTCAAAGACAACCTCATCAGGCTTTGGGTCCGGCAGTCTGCCAACCTTCTTCATTGCCGTAGCCTCCATCATATCAAGAACCTTTCTGGCTTTCTCCAGATTGTGGGCCTTTGCTGCAATCAGCAAAATCAGTTCAAGATCATAAACGGCAGCGATTTCGACGCTATATAGGATGATATTGCAAAATATTCTCCGAGCGATGCTCCGACGAAGAAACCAGATTGATATATACCAAGCTCTGCAGATCGCTTTTCTCTGGCATTCCATTTTTGAACCAACGCAGCATCGGATATGTAAATCACAGCGGATACGGAGCCCAGGAACAGCTGCATGAGAAAGACTGCAGTGTAATCTTCAATGAAAAAATATAGCATACCAAAAAGAACCAAAAGCAGGAAAAATGATATCCTGTTCGCTGTCGCCGTCCCATATAGATCTGAAAGAAAGCCTCCGGGTATCTGGAATGCCGTGTATCCAATCCAGTAAGCTGTAATGAGAAGCGACCCCCTGAAC
This genomic window from Thermoplasma sp. Kam2015 contains:
- a CDS encoding MFS transporter, whose product is MMEATAMKKVGRLPDPKPDEVVFEEQKFPTLYLFRRPYSIRLGLLVVMWFFWYIGNYAFLGDSAAILSSAGFSISSSILYLAVGAIGYPVGAVIMIFSADRFERKYVIFADTVVWFIGLMLFSFKVSAFIFAGSFLASMALGMYLQVAYTYTAENYPTRARSSGFALTDGIGHVGGAFGALFLPVLVASFSFAFGFRFIAITGLIAGILAMLGPKTSSRTLEAISA
- a CDS encoding MFS transporter; translated protein: MMGDQIYHYRFQAAVIQLSIISFILNFIVRFFPATLPFIIASMKIDLFRGSLLITAYWIGYTAFQIPGGFLSDLYGTATANRISFFLLLVLFGMLYFFIEDYTAVFLMQLFLGSVSAVIYISDAALVQKWNAREKRSAELGIYQSGFFVGASLGEYFAISSYIASKSLPFMILN
- a CDS encoding NifB/NifX family molybdenum-iron cluster-binding protein, with the translated sequence MSIRILIPVLERNGMESRVSPHFGRAPYLAVLDADDDGRNVKITFVNGEGPHDEGHGEDEEKRARGVHGSIIDLHPDVIIASMMGPRAVMDFRANNIKLVSADGKTVSDLVSAYLSGKYKDLMAHHE